A genomic window from Odocoileus virginianus isolate 20LAN1187 ecotype Illinois unplaced genomic scaffold, Ovbor_1.2 Unplaced_Scaffold_16, whole genome shotgun sequence includes:
- the LOC110137459 gene encoding heat shock transcription factor, X-linked member 3-like produces MLLSSIGSMANQSSHEAQAALLAPSTDGEPSAGDPRDSSPDPNVDSGEALEKQGDQPESPDPGLHDNLPPQGPNPEMANEDENNASFGLSFPRKLWRIVEDATFTSVHWNDKGDTVVIEADLFQMEVLQRRGVDQICETDSIKSFIREMNLYGFRKIRPSGRSAGRKKMMIYRNSNFQRDKPLLLQNIQRKGDPRTTSQPATGTTATPKRKKQVMATRHSPRLHHNKFTQEAGNKVQKGMPTACRTPSQCSFVFSDLWSMGSVASQAGGNHLPSEQGGPSGEGPSNSATSVPPATAGRDSPGELPESPPVNPDYESLMTLYSTCYSILMAGLLVMAPDEAPESEEEQGESSDCKCALCEQVKNKPNP; encoded by the exons ATGCTCCTGAGCTCGATTGGTTCAATGGCTAATCAGAGTTCCCATGAGGCACAGGCAGCGCTGCTGGCCCCATCCACTGATGGGGAGCCCTCAGCAGGGGACCCCCGTGATTCCTCCCCAGATCCAAATGTGGATTCAGGGGAGGCTTTGGAGAAGCAGGGTGACCAACCCGAGAGCCCAGATCCAGGCCTCCATGACAATCTGCCCCCACAGGGCCCAAACCCAGAAATGGCCAACGAGGATGAGAATAATGCCAGCTTTGGGCTGTCCTTCCCCAGGAAGCTCTGGAGGATCGTGGAGGATGCGACCTTCACCTCTGTGCACTGGAATGATAAGGGAGACACGGTGGTCATCGAGGCAGATCTCTTCCAGATGGAGGTCCTCCAGCGCAGAGGCGTGGATCAGATCTGCGAGACAGACAGCATAAAGAGCTTCATTCGTGAAATGAACCTGTATGGGTTCAGAAAAATCCGCCCTTCAGGTCGCTCTGCAGGAAGAAAGAAGATGATG ATCTATCGCAACTCCAATTTTCAGAGAGACAAGCCTCTCCTCCTGCAGAACATACAGAGGAAAGGCGACCCCAGAACAACTTCTCAGCCTGCCACTGGAACAACAGCGAccccaaagagaaagaagcaagtgATGGCGACCAGACACTCTCCCCGACTCCACCACAACAAGTTCACCCAAGAGGCTGGCAACAAAGTCCAGAAGGGAATGCCCACTGCTTGCAGAACCCCCAGCCAGTGCTCATTTGTGTTTTCTGACCTTTGGTCTATGGGTagtgtagccagccaggctgggGGAAACCATCTCCCCAGTGAGCAGGGTGGCCCCAGTGGAGAAGGCCCATCCAACAGTGCCACATCTGTGCCCCCAGCTACTGCTGGAAGGGACAGCCCAGGGGAACTGCCTGAGAGCCCCCCGGTGAACCCAGACTACGAATCGCTGATGACTTTGTACAGCACTTGTTACTCCATCCTGATGGCGGGCCTCTTAGTCATGGCCCCAGATGAGGCCCCTGAGtcagaggaggagcagggagagTCCTCAGATTGTAAGTGCGCCCTCTGTGAGCAGGTCAAGAACAAGCCGAATCCCTGA